One segment of Candidatus Melainabacteria bacterium DNA contains the following:
- a CDS encoding transcriptional regulator — protein MTVHEKARGETINVYIGEYRGTKYLHIREWYMDKDQEEKPTKKGIALPLEKIDALREAIDRLVPAGEGSADEP, from the coding sequence ATTACAGTTCACGAAAAGGCACGCGGCGAAACCATAAACGTCTATATCGGCGAATACCGCGGCACAAAATATTTGCACATTCGCGAATGGTACATGGACAAAGACCAGGAAGAAAAGCCGACAAAGAAGGGCATTGCACTGCCGCTTGAAAAAATCGATGCTTTGCGTGAAGCAATCGACCGTCTGGTACCGGCTGGTGAAGGCTCTGCTGACGAACCGTAA
- a CDS encoding M23 family metallopeptidase: protein MIIARSVLERWLAPMIFLSVFSLFLNFQSVQAAELTVTNAAPSQGETVELTATAGDSEPPPSSVAFNNHTYKLFPKSGSGDGKQFVALIGIPADLKPGKYAAFVGDNKIDLSVKAGKFPIQYLTLPKSKDNFLTSPGEEEGIAAAKSTISEKRMWTGIFTVPSKYPMSSKFGQKRVVNGKLLDDYYHSGLDFRAPAGSPIVSCAPGKVVMVGLKWRLHGNCVAVDHGQGVVSIYIHMTSVGVKVGQEVEAGQKLGTVGATGRASGPHLHWSLYVNNVATNPQPWIAVPNSKVWLVAKAQ, encoded by the coding sequence TTGATCATTGCTCGAAGTGTGTTGGAGCGTTGGCTTGCTCCGATGATCTTTTTATCCGTCTTTTCTCTCTTTCTCAACTTCCAATCTGTACAAGCCGCAGAATTGACCGTCACCAACGCTGCACCGTCGCAAGGCGAAACAGTCGAATTGACAGCGACTGCCGGTGATTCCGAGCCGCCACCGTCTTCGGTGGCATTCAACAATCACACTTACAAACTTTTCCCTAAGTCCGGTTCAGGTGATGGCAAGCAATTTGTTGCTCTGATTGGCATTCCGGCTGACTTGAAGCCAGGCAAATATGCAGCTTTTGTCGGTGATAACAAAATCGATCTTTCTGTTAAAGCTGGTAAATTTCCAATTCAATATTTGACTTTGCCAAAGTCGAAAGACAATTTTTTGACCTCGCCCGGTGAAGAAGAAGGAATCGCTGCTGCTAAATCTACAATTTCTGAAAAGCGCATGTGGACAGGTATTTTCACCGTACCTTCCAAATATCCGATGTCATCAAAATTTGGACAGAAGCGCGTCGTCAATGGAAAATTGTTGGATGACTATTACCATTCCGGTTTGGATTTTAGAGCGCCTGCGGGCAGCCCTATTGTTTCATGCGCGCCGGGAAAAGTAGTAATGGTCGGGCTCAAGTGGCGCTTGCACGGCAATTGCGTCGCAGTCGATCACGGGCAAGGTGTAGTTTCGATCTACATTCACATGACCTCCGTCGGCGTCAAAGTGGGACAGGAAGTTGAAGCCGGTCAGAAGCTGGGCACAGTCGGAGCGACAGGACGCGCGTCAGGACCGCATCTGCACTGGAGTCTGTACGTAAACAACGTCGCCACCAATCCGCAGCCGTGGATCGCCGTTCCGAACTCAAAAGTCTGGCTCGTCGCAAAAGCTCAGTAA
- a CDS encoding acetyl-CoA carboxylase carboxyltransferase subunit beta, translated as MDLKDWFDKRRKRRDDEKGKAPEPTATSDDICALWTNCFQCRELLYTRDLRQNLYVCPKCQYHFRIGAVERIEQLADPGTFIETDANLTSSDPLKFVDTDNYPSRQQEASRKSGLTEAVVTGTCKIKTYDAALGIMDFGHFGGSMGSVVGEKVTRITERAHRDKLPLIIVSSSGGARMQEGIFSLMQLAKTSSALKSFQDDGGLYISILAEPTFGGVTASFAMLGDIIIAEPGARIGFAGRRVIEQTIRQKLPTDFQTAEYLLKHGQVDMVVERAKLADQLAKMIAFHAPRQKKTPAGKPNELPPRPRHKEPTKVS; from the coding sequence ATGGATCTTAAAGACTGGTTTGACAAACGGCGGAAACGGCGTGATGACGAGAAAGGCAAAGCCCCTGAGCCAACGGCAACGTCTGATGACATCTGCGCACTCTGGACAAATTGTTTCCAGTGTCGAGAACTTCTCTATACGAGGGATTTGCGTCAGAACCTCTATGTCTGCCCTAAGTGCCAGTACCACTTCCGCATTGGCGCTGTCGAGCGTATCGAGCAACTGGCTGACCCTGGCACCTTCATCGAAACTGATGCCAATCTAACCTCCTCTGATCCGCTCAAGTTTGTCGATACTGACAATTATCCGAGCCGGCAGCAGGAAGCCAGTCGCAAGTCTGGTCTGACGGAAGCCGTCGTCACAGGCACTTGCAAAATCAAAACTTACGACGCGGCTCTTGGCATCATGGACTTTGGCCATTTTGGCGGTTCTATGGGCTCTGTGGTCGGCGAAAAGGTGACCCGCATTACCGAGCGCGCGCACCGCGACAAGCTGCCCTTGATCATTGTTTCCAGCTCTGGCGGCGCCAGAATGCAGGAAGGCATCTTCAGCTTGATGCAATTAGCGAAAACGAGTTCTGCCCTCAAGTCGTTTCAAGATGACGGGGGATTGTACATCTCCATCCTTGCTGAGCCGACATTTGGTGGGGTAACTGCCAGTTTCGCCATGCTGGGCGACATCATCATCGCCGAACCTGGTGCACGTATCGGCTTCGCCGGGCGTCGCGTCATTGAGCAGACGATCAGGCAGAAACTGCCCACAGACTTCCAGACCGCTGAGTATTTGCTCAAGCATGGGCAGGTAGACATGGTTGTGGAACGAGCCAAACTAGCGGATCAACTTGCGAAGATGATTGCCTTCCATGCCCCGCGGCAAAAAAAAACGCCAGCGGGAAAGCCAAATGAGCTGCCGCCTCGTCCACGTCACAAAGAACCCACCAAGGTGAGCTAA
- a CDS encoding cell division protein SepF, translated as MSIVTKFKSFWFGPADNYEREDFEDLFETSDEVYATNGQLALEPQPVDPVRATRSTITPNYSSKVVDHPSAQASSEVLVIEPRQFEESIEIVEHLRARKSVLLNLHMLDNEQSQRVVDFLSGACHAIDGHQQRIGDGVFLFAPSTVVISSETNSSKAIKDAFWNKTQVL; from the coding sequence GTGAGCATCGTTACAAAGTTCAAAAGTTTCTGGTTTGGTCCTGCGGACAACTATGAAAGAGAAGATTTCGAAGATTTGTTCGAGACGTCAGACGAAGTTTATGCGACAAACGGTCAGTTGGCGCTCGAACCACAACCTGTAGATCCGGTAAGAGCTACACGGTCAACCATTACACCGAACTACAGCAGCAAAGTCGTAGACCATCCAAGCGCCCAAGCCTCAAGCGAAGTTCTGGTTATCGAACCAAGACAGTTTGAAGAGTCAATCGAAATTGTCGAGCACCTCCGCGCTCGCAAATCGGTTCTGCTCAACTTGCACATGCTGGACAACGAACAATCACAGCGCGTAGTCGACTTCTTGTCGGGTGCTTGCCATGCGATTGACGGTCACCAGCAGCGCATCGGCGACGGCGTCTTCTTGTTCGCTCCGTCGACAGTGGTAATCAGCTCGGAAACCAATTCTTCCAAAGCAATCAAAGACGCTTTCTGGAATAAGACTCAGGTTCTCTAA
- a CDS encoding acyl-CoA thioesterase, with the protein MPTDLLTDASLYHCWTPVSLRYGDTDALGHVNNAVFSTLLEQGRVSALFNGMDALSEPGTTFVIASVKLDFLAEMNFPGTVQVGTKINSFGKSSVKVGQAIFLNGKCCAVSEEVMVLIDLTTRKPVPISVETRNKIEARTLPAAVS; encoded by the coding sequence ATGCCTACTGATTTACTTACCGATGCAAGCCTGTATCACTGTTGGACGCCGGTGTCATTGCGTTACGGCGATACTGATGCCCTGGGGCACGTCAATAATGCCGTGTTTTCAACTTTGCTCGAGCAGGGGCGCGTTTCAGCGCTTTTTAACGGCATGGATGCGTTGAGTGAGCCAGGGACGACTTTTGTCATTGCTAGCGTCAAGCTGGATTTTTTGGCGGAAATGAATTTCCCGGGCACAGTTCAGGTCGGAACCAAAATCAATTCGTTCGGGAAGTCCTCCGTTAAGGTAGGTCAGGCAATTTTTCTGAATGGAAAATGTTGCGCTGTATCGGAAGAGGTCATGGTGCTTATAGATTTGACGACGAGAAAACCGGTGCCAATTTCGGTTGAGACTCGCAATAAAATAGAGGCGCGCACATTACCTGCTGCGGTTAGTTAG
- the obgE gene encoding GTPase ObgE, with amino-acid sequence MSQFIDHVFIEVRSGDGGNGIIAWRREKYEPMGGPAGGNGGRGGHIYFEATRDINTLIDFKFKKRIEARPGERGRNKGMHGKNAEDTVVRVPIGTVIKDAETGDIIADLVLDHQRAMVAQGGRGGRGNVMLATPQMRAPHYCEPGEAGIERKLELELKILADIGVIGLPNAGKSTLLSVVSAAKPKIADYPFSTLEPQLGVIKTKSGNALVMADIPGLVEGASEGVGLGHQFLRHVERTRLLIHLVDISSEHIEQDIDTIRDELRLHSEDLAALPQLLVCNKADLVDEDDAKSIIERLKKHYKTAKNEKQKELFKGEEIMLISGATRQGVDHLIDILEEALAKLKEAQPEPAEIIFFDPKSQERPDSSFQIHRKKGVFFVEGDRAARIVSVTNMRDPDSIHHMIQVLRAMGIIDALIAEGAKTGSEVVVGQTTFSFGEEFG; translated from the coding sequence ATGAGTCAATTCATAGATCACGTCTTTATAGAAGTACGGTCCGGCGACGGCGGCAACGGCATAATCGCCTGGCGGCGCGAAAAGTACGAGCCCATGGGCGGTCCAGCCGGTGGAAACGGTGGTCGCGGCGGACACATATACTTCGAGGCGACTCGAGATATAAACACGCTCATAGACTTCAAGTTCAAGAAGCGAATCGAAGCGCGACCCGGAGAACGCGGTCGCAATAAGGGAATGCACGGCAAGAACGCCGAAGACACGGTGGTGCGAGTGCCCATCGGAACTGTGATTAAAGACGCTGAAACAGGCGACATAATCGCAGACCTGGTGCTCGACCACCAGCGCGCCATGGTGGCTCAAGGCGGTCGTGGCGGTCGTGGTAACGTCATGCTGGCCACCCCGCAAATGCGAGCGCCGCACTATTGCGAACCTGGAGAAGCAGGCATCGAGCGGAAACTCGAGCTTGAGCTGAAGATACTTGCCGACATTGGCGTAATCGGGTTGCCAAACGCTGGAAAATCAACGCTACTGTCTGTGGTATCAGCAGCGAAACCCAAGATAGCGGACTACCCATTTTCTACATTGGAACCGCAGCTTGGCGTGATCAAGACAAAAAGCGGCAACGCCCTGGTGATGGCGGATATCCCGGGTCTGGTGGAAGGCGCCTCAGAAGGCGTCGGTCTCGGACACCAGTTCTTACGACACGTAGAGCGAACCAGATTGCTCATTCATCTGGTCGATATATCGTCGGAACATATCGAACAAGATATCGATACGATCCGCGACGAATTGCGCTTGCACAGCGAAGATCTGGCTGCACTTCCTCAACTTCTCGTCTGTAACAAGGCTGATCTGGTCGATGAAGACGACGCCAAATCCATCATTGAGCGCTTGAAGAAACACTACAAGACGGCAAAGAACGAAAAACAGAAAGAGTTGTTCAAAGGCGAAGAGATAATGCTTATCTCCGGGGCAACCAGGCAGGGAGTGGATCATTTAATCGACATCCTGGAAGAAGCGCTTGCCAAGTTAAAAGAAGCACAACCTGAGCCGGCTGAAATCATATTCTTCGACCCCAAATCTCAGGAGCGCCCAGACAGTAGCTTCCAGATTCACCGAAAGAAGGGTGTCTTCTTCGTTGAAGGCGACCGCGCCGCCCGAATAGTGTCTGTCACTAATATGCGGGACCCGGATTCGATTCATCACATGATTCAAGTGCTTCGAGCTATGGGCATCATCGACGCACTGATTGCAGAAGGTGCCAAAACTGGCAGCGAAGTGGTAGTTGGACAAACCACCTTCTCATTTGGCGAAGAATTCGGCTAA
- a CDS encoding ADP-ribosylglycohydrolase family protein yields the protein MSTTTNLSQADLLYDRFAGVLLGTAVGDALGLYLEGLEADSIQSQFGSAVDRYYLLGNIGFVSDDTEQSALIAQSLIKFPPDLDYSVNRFRTAMLGWFCRMPFGVGQATSYSCMKILMGSKNTGIPSAGNGAAMRAAILGAFFYDDSELRNQFGIGLANITHTDARGVEGALFVAEMTAACVRAGLDRQAQVISDTGVGQSAAAGAKLDTENNGKTNGVVYGDEWLLRLYDQSVEVVQDKSLKEALSNARELALEKASVDDARKRLGCSGFVNHSVSLAVFGFLRFGDDPLTAIQSVIMAGGDTDSNAAIVGALCGALHGESGLPMKLISQINDGPFGPEHLRSLAKALVETKKGKSAATPGYFWPVAFARNVAVIPILLSHTLLRLARRGKIT from the coding sequence ATGTCCACCACAACTAACTTGAGCCAAGCCGATTTACTCTATGACAGATTCGCTGGTGTATTGCTTGGGACGGCAGTAGGCGACGCACTCGGTTTGTATCTGGAGGGACTCGAAGCAGATTCGATTCAATCTCAATTTGGTTCTGCAGTTGATCGTTACTATTTGCTTGGGAATATCGGATTCGTCAGTGATGACACAGAGCAGTCCGCCCTGATCGCGCAGTCCCTTATAAAGTTTCCGCCCGACCTTGACTATTCGGTGAACAGATTTCGTACTGCGATGTTGGGATGGTTTTGTCGTATGCCTTTTGGGGTTGGTCAGGCGACGAGCTACTCTTGTATGAAAATTCTGATGGGCTCGAAGAACACCGGAATTCCTTCTGCGGGAAACGGCGCCGCGATGCGTGCTGCAATACTGGGAGCGTTTTTCTACGACGATAGCGAGCTGCGAAATCAATTCGGTATCGGACTGGCTAATATCACGCACACAGACGCTCGGGGCGTTGAAGGGGCGTTGTTTGTAGCTGAGATGACCGCTGCTTGTGTCAGAGCGGGTTTAGACAGGCAGGCGCAAGTGATTTCTGATACGGGGGTGGGGCAGAGTGCGGCCGCCGGTGCGAAACTTGACACCGAGAATAATGGCAAGACTAATGGTGTCGTATATGGTGATGAGTGGCTGTTGAGATTGTACGATCAATCTGTTGAAGTCGTTCAAGACAAATCTTTGAAAGAAGCCTTGAGTAATGCTAGAGAATTGGCGCTAGAGAAGGCATCTGTTGATGATGCTCGAAAGCGGCTTGGCTGCAGTGGTTTTGTTAATCATAGCGTGTCTCTTGCTGTGTTTGGTTTTTTGCGTTTTGGTGATGACCCATTAACAGCTATTCAGTCTGTCATCATGGCTGGTGGCGACACCGACAGCAACGCTGCAATTGTCGGTGCGTTGTGCGGCGCTCTTCATGGCGAAAGTGGCTTGCCCATGAAGTTGATTTCGCAAATCAATGATGGACCGTTCGGACCTGAACATTTGCGCAGTTTGGCGAAAGCTTTAGTTGAAACCAAAAAAGGTAAGAGCGCGGCAACTCCGGGGTACTTCTGGCCGGTTGCCTTCGCAAGGAACGTTGCGGTTATTCCGATTCTTCTGTCGCATACCCTGCTCCGCCTGGCACGCCGAGGAAAAATCACCTGA
- a CDS encoding phenylalanine--tRNA ligase subunit alpha, with product MTPEELEGKLRDAERNAITALDAVNDSAQLEEFRLKFMGKKGEVTGILSGVGQLDKADRGRVGSLANSVKTNIEAAFETRKRTFYDRELNARLATERIDVTLPGTGMKPGHIHPLTQITNDIIEIFHGMGFSVADGPEVETDYYNFDALNTPDHHPARDSQDTFYTNVNGSVLLRSQTSTVQVRVMEKAKPPLRIISPGRVYRNEEVNARKYPLFHQLEGLLIDKDVTFGELKGLLTEFIRLFLGKPLKTRFRPDFFPFTEPSAELDSQCPFCMGSGCKVCGHRGWLELLGCGMVDPNVLRGCGIDPEEWNGFAFGMGIERVAMLKYDVNDIRHFFTNDLRFLEQF from the coding sequence ATGACTCCCGAAGAGCTTGAAGGAAAATTACGCGATGCCGAGCGCAATGCGATTACAGCACTAGATGCGGTGAACGACTCGGCGCAGTTGGAAGAATTTCGCCTCAAGTTTATGGGCAAAAAGGGCGAGGTCACTGGTATTTTGAGCGGCGTTGGTCAGCTTGATAAGGCAGACCGCGGGCGTGTCGGCTCACTTGCCAACTCGGTAAAGACAAATATCGAGGCGGCTTTCGAGACGCGAAAGCGAACATTTTACGACCGTGAATTGAATGCCAGACTGGCAACCGAACGCATCGACGTTACGTTGCCAGGCACCGGAATGAAACCCGGGCACATTCATCCGCTCACTCAAATTACCAACGACATTATCGAAATTTTCCATGGCATGGGCTTTTCTGTCGCCGATGGTCCGGAAGTCGAAACCGACTATTACAACTTCGATGCACTCAACACACCCGATCATCACCCGGCACGAGATTCACAAGACACGTTCTACACGAACGTGAACGGCTCGGTGCTCCTTCGCAGCCAGACATCAACCGTGCAGGTGCGCGTCATGGAGAAAGCCAAACCACCGTTGCGCATCATCTCCCCCGGCCGCGTCTACCGCAATGAGGAAGTGAATGCCCGCAAATATCCACTGTTTCACCAGCTGGAAGGTTTGCTCATCGACAAAGACGTGACATTCGGTGAGCTCAAAGGCTTATTGACCGAATTCATTCGCTTGTTCCTTGGCAAGCCTCTAAAAACACGTTTTCGACCCGACTTTTTTCCATTCACTGAACCGAGCGCTGAACTTGACAGCCAGTGCCCATTTTGCATGGGAAGTGGCTGCAAAGTTTGCGGTCACCGAGGCTGGCTCGAGTTACTCGGATGCGGCATGGTCGACCCCAATGTTCTGCGCGGATGCGGAATAGACCCCGAAGAGTGGAACGGCTTTGCTTTCGGCATGGGTATTGAACGCGTTGCCATGCTGAAATACGACGTCAACGATATCAGGCACTTCTTCACAAACGATCTCAGGTTTCTCGAACAATTCTGA
- a CDS encoding YggS family pyridoxal phosphate-dependent enzyme yields the protein MSVADNLARIKETIGNRPVKLIAVTKSAKPAQIEEAYSSGVTEFGESRVQDVLAKMKVLPPPVVNNSKWHFIGHLQTNKVKQAIGKFALIHSVDSLRLAQEISKVATSRELIQPVLLQVKVMEDADKTGFTPDELRAQFAQIKNLPGLTIEGLMTITPLTEDKQVWQKCFDGLRDLRDELEKTFDVNLRELSMGMSTDWQDAIKCGATMVRIGSAIFKE from the coding sequence ATGAGTGTGGCTGACAACTTAGCTCGCATCAAAGAGACAATCGGCAATCGTCCGGTCAAGCTCATTGCTGTGACTAAATCCGCAAAGCCCGCTCAAATAGAGGAGGCTTACTCCTCTGGTGTCACCGAATTTGGTGAAAGCCGAGTTCAAGATGTCCTTGCCAAAATGAAAGTGCTGCCACCACCAGTGGTCAACAATTCAAAATGGCATTTTATCGGTCACCTTCAGACCAACAAAGTGAAGCAAGCGATCGGGAAATTCGCTTTGATTCATTCGGTCGACTCACTCCGCCTTGCTCAAGAGATTTCCAAAGTTGCCACCAGTCGCGAGCTGATTCAACCGGTGCTCTTGCAAGTAAAAGTGATGGAAGATGCTGATAAAACAGGCTTTACTCCAGACGAGTTGCGCGCCCAGTTCGCTCAGATCAAAAATCTGCCGGGCTTGACAATTGAAGGTCTAATGACCATCACGCCACTCACTGAAGACAAACAAGTCTGGCAAAAATGTTTTGATGGTCTTCGTGACCTGAGAGACGAGTTGGAGAAAACGTTCGATGTAAATCTGCGTGAATTATCGATGGGGATGAGCACTGACTGGCAAGATGCAATCAAATGTGGTGCCACAATGGTGCGGATAGGTTCGGCAATATTCAAAGAGTGA
- a CDS encoding 16S rRNA (uracil(1498)-N(3))-methyltransferase: MTANFAISSSSMYGFAWISSARLYHRGARAQRPDCGRFTMRRSRFFVEPSCIDQENKTIRIEDANQIRQIVTVLRLRPGDALDVLDGKGNIYPCTLQSSSASKGKIRAGDQIICQFESASPAGGEASVRFSVALPVLRSARFEWALEKLTELGAAEIIPIILDRSVITYDAEEKLSATKFQRWHSIVREASEQSERALIPDVVSPEKFSDFVKRQELVAATKFIGAERADAQPINDAISSTSGTKNICIAIGAEGGFTDEEFALSFTHGFTPISLGKRILRAETAAVYAASVLVSRLDK; this comes from the coding sequence GTGACCGCGAACTTCGCAATCTCTAGCTCAAGTATGTATGGATTTGCATGGATAAGTAGTGCAAGATTATATCACCGGGGGGCACGTGCCCAGCGCCCGGACTGCGGAAGATTTACTATGCGTCGCTCCCGTTTCTTTGTCGAACCATCTTGTATTGACCAGGAAAACAAGACAATTCGCATCGAAGATGCCAATCAGATCAGGCAAATCGTCACAGTTTTGCGATTGAGACCCGGCGATGCTCTGGATGTTCTCGATGGCAAAGGAAATATCTATCCCTGCACGCTTCAGTCGAGTTCCGCATCGAAAGGAAAGATTCGCGCCGGAGACCAGATCATCTGTCAGTTCGAATCCGCTTCACCGGCCGGCGGGGAGGCGAGCGTGCGATTTTCAGTCGCGCTTCCAGTGCTGCGCAGCGCGCGCTTCGAATGGGCTCTGGAAAAGCTGACCGAACTGGGTGCGGCAGAAATCATACCCATCATCCTGGACCGCAGTGTCATCACATATGATGCCGAGGAAAAGTTATCTGCCACCAAATTTCAACGGTGGCATTCCATCGTTCGCGAAGCGAGCGAGCAAAGTGAACGGGCCCTGATACCAGATGTGGTTTCTCCGGAAAAATTCTCAGATTTTGTCAAGAGGCAAGAGCTTGTTGCAGCGACCAAATTTATTGGCGCTGAGAGGGCTGATGCACAGCCGATAAACGATGCAATAAGCAGCACAAGTGGCACCAAAAATATATGCATCGCCATTGGTGCCGAAGGCGGATTCACCGACGAAGAATTTGCATTATCTTTCACTCATGGTTTCACGCCGATTTCTCTAGGCAAACGCATACTCAGGGCTGAGACGGCCGCCGTCTATGCCGCATCAGTGCTGGTTTCCCGACTCGACAAGTGA
- a CDS encoding NUDIX hydrolase, which produces MQDVLRVRKLPKPRFKKKPGHTIPTTRVSVIVIQDDKILLVKHRKGNRQYWVLPGGRLEYGETFFECAVREIKEETGLDVAVERFVFLSEAIAPDRMHHIVNIYIKARVVGGIMKLGNEPVLAAVDFIPVADLERITLFPPIGKVIVESLPSGFQSGIEYLGNLWV; this is translated from the coding sequence ATGCAGGATGTTTTGCGGGTCAGGAAATTGCCCAAGCCGAGATTCAAGAAGAAACCTGGACATACGATTCCGACGACGCGCGTGTCAGTCATCGTCATTCAGGATGACAAAATTCTTCTCGTCAAACACCGCAAAGGCAACCGCCAGTATTGGGTTTTGCCGGGCGGTCGTTTGGAGTACGGTGAGACCTTCTTCGAATGCGCGGTGCGGGAGATAAAGGAAGAAACCGGGCTTGACGTCGCAGTAGAGCGGTTTGTTTTCCTTTCGGAAGCGATCGCGCCGGACCGCATGCATCACATTGTCAATATCTACATAAAAGCCCGAGTTGTTGGCGGAATTATGAAATTGGGTAACGAACCTGTTCTGGCGGCAGTAGATTTCATTCCAGTTGCAGACCTGGAGCGGATTACGCTCTTTCCGCCAATCGGTAAAGTAATCGTTGAATCATTGCCAAGTGGGTTTCAGAGTGGCATCGAGTATCTTGGCAATCTCTGGGTGTAG